Proteins encoded in a region of the Halothiobacillus diazotrophicus genome:
- the yfbR gene encoding 5'-deoxynucleotidase: MSETPNNQSHFFAYLARMKYIVRWGLMRNTRAENIQEHSLQVAMIAHALALIGNSQFGENHDVGRIVTVALYHDASEIITGDLPTPIKYFRQDILASYKALEAHAERKLTGLLPSELQSAFADVIESERIEPAVSRVIKAADSLSAYLKCVEERRAGNTEFQRAEQYLREKLDGMTDLPAVRYFRDYFVSGFELTLDDLSHD; this comes from the coding sequence GTGAGCGAAACGCCCAATAACCAGAGCCATTTTTTTGCTTATCTGGCCCGGATGAAATATATCGTGCGCTGGGGCCTGATGCGCAATACCCGCGCGGAAAACATCCAGGAGCACAGTTTGCAGGTGGCGATGATCGCCCATGCGCTGGCATTGATCGGCAACAGTCAGTTCGGGGAGAACCACGATGTCGGACGCATCGTAACCGTCGCGCTCTATCACGATGCCTCCGAAATCATCACGGGCGATCTGCCGACGCCGATCAAGTATTTCAGACAGGATATCCTGGCGTCCTACAAGGCGCTGGAGGCTCATGCCGAGCGCAAGCTGACGGGCTTGCTGCCATCTGAGCTGCAGTCGGCCTTCGCCGACGTGATCGAGTCCGAGCGCATTGAGCCGGCGGTCTCCCGGGTGATCAAGGCGGCAGACTCCCTGTCTGCCTACCTCAAATGCGTTGAGGAACGGCGCGCCGGAAATACCGAATTCCAGCGCGCGGAACAGTACCTGCGGGAAAAACTGGATGGGATGACCGATCTACCGGCCGTCCGCTATTTCAGGGACTATTTCGTTTCCGGTTTCGAACTGACCTTGGATGATCTGAGTCACGACTGA
- the trxB gene encoding thioredoxin-disulfide reductase: MTSSTPRHCRLLILGSGPAGYAAAVYAARANLSPVLITGMEMGGQLTTTTEIENWPGDANDLTGPELMERMKAHAEKFDTEIIFDHIQSTDLNQRPFTLHGDSGTYTCDALIIATGASARYLGLESEEKFKGKGVSACATCDGFFYRNQEVAVVGGGNTAVEEALYLSNIASKVHVVHRRDKFKAENILIDRLMKKVGEGRVVLHWDSVVEEVLGDQSGVTGLRIKHAKNGHLTDIPLTGVFIAIGHSPNTQIFQGQLELTGDYIQVKSGTHGNATATSIPGVFAAGDVMDHVYRQAITSAGTGCMAALDAKNYLEALELGA, encoded by the coding sequence ATGACGAGTTCCACCCCACGCCATTGTCGTTTATTGATCCTGGGATCCGGCCCGGCCGGCTATGCGGCCGCCGTGTACGCGGCCCGTGCCAACCTGAGCCCGGTCCTGATCACCGGCATGGAGATGGGCGGCCAGCTGACCACAACCACGGAAATCGAGAACTGGCCGGGCGACGCCAATGATCTGACGGGGCCGGAGTTGATGGAACGCATGAAAGCGCATGCCGAGAAGTTCGACACGGAAATCATCTTCGATCACATTCAGTCGACCGACCTGAACCAGCGCCCCTTCACCCTGCATGGCGACTCGGGCACTTATACCTGCGATGCACTGATCATTGCCACCGGCGCCAGTGCCCGCTATCTGGGCCTGGAATCCGAAGAGAAATTCAAGGGCAAGGGCGTCTCGGCCTGCGCCACCTGCGATGGGTTCTTCTATCGCAACCAGGAAGTGGCGGTGGTCGGCGGCGGCAACACGGCCGTGGAAGAAGCGCTCTACCTGTCCAACATCGCATCCAAGGTCCATGTCGTCCATCGCCGGGACAAATTCAAGGCGGAAAACATTCTGATCGACCGACTGATGAAGAAAGTCGGCGAAGGCAGGGTGGTCCTGCACTGGGACTCCGTCGTCGAGGAAGTGCTGGGCGACCAGTCGGGTGTCACCGGTTTGCGCATCAAGCACGCAAAGAACGGTCACCTGACAGACATCCCGCTCACCGGCGTATTCATTGCCATCGGTCACTCGCCGAACACCCAGATATTCCAGGGTCAGCTGGAACTGACCGGAGACTATATCCAGGTCAAGAGCGGTACGCATGGCAATGCCACGGCCACCTCCATCCCCGGCGTCTTCGCGGCGGGTGACGTCATGGATCACGTCTACCGTCAGGCAATCACCTCAGCGGGCACGGGCTGCATGGCGGCGCTGGATGCCAAGAACTATCTCGAGGCTCTGGAACTCGGCGCCTGA
- the hemH gene encoding ferrochelatase — MQYQGEADYRHGSAERLGVLLLNLGTPDEPSTPALRRYLKQFLSDPRVIELPKWKWWPILNLIILNTRPAKSAAAYRAVWDHFGPGSPLLTISREQQKGLQDRLSAQMAGPVSVAVGMRYGNPSVAQALAELRDAGARRVLVLPLYPQYAAATTASSFDAVFDALKTWRWMPELRLVNHYHRDTGYLDALAASVREHVAEHGQPQKLIMSFHGVPQRYLMSGDPYHCECHVTGRLLAERLGLADDQWMVTFQSRFGREEWIKPYTDETLKSLPEQGIKHVAVICPGFSADCLETIEEIGQENRGYFTEAGGETYHYIPALNARDDHLDALARLIHRHTQGWVEHSGFDALADQHERGISQARALKLGAAQ; from the coding sequence ATGCAATATCAAGGCGAGGCGGACTATCGTCATGGCAGCGCGGAGCGTCTGGGGGTGCTTCTGCTCAATCTGGGGACCCCGGACGAGCCTAGCACACCGGCGCTTCGACGTTATCTGAAGCAGTTTCTTTCGGACCCCCGGGTGATCGAGTTGCCGAAATGGAAGTGGTGGCCGATTCTCAATCTCATCATACTGAATACCCGTCCGGCCAAGTCGGCAGCCGCCTACCGCGCGGTCTGGGATCATTTCGGGCCGGGCTCGCCCCTGCTGACCATCTCCCGGGAACAGCAGAAAGGCCTGCAGGATCGACTGTCCGCCCAGATGGCGGGACCGGTTTCCGTGGCGGTCGGCATGCGGTACGGCAATCCGTCGGTCGCGCAGGCGCTGGCGGAACTGCGGGATGCCGGCGCGCGGCGCGTGCTTGTTCTGCCCCTGTATCCCCAGTACGCGGCTGCCACGACGGCATCCAGCTTCGATGCGGTCTTCGACGCGCTCAAGACCTGGCGCTGGATGCCGGAACTGCGGTTGGTCAATCACTATCATCGCGATACCGGGTATCTGGATGCCTTGGCGGCGAGCGTGCGTGAGCACGTGGCCGAGCACGGTCAACCCCAAAAGCTGATCATGAGCTTCCATGGCGTGCCCCAGCGCTATCTGATGTCCGGCGACCCCTATCACTGCGAGTGTCATGTGACCGGGCGACTGCTCGCTGAGCGGCTCGGGCTGGCGGATGATCAGTGGATGGTGACGTTCCAGTCCCGGTTCGGTCGCGAGGAGTGGATCAAGCCGTATACCGACGAGACCCTGAAATCCCTGCCTGAACAGGGCATCAAGCATGTCGCCGTCATCTGCCCCGGATTTTCCGCCGATTGTCTGGAAACCATCGAGGAAATCGGCCAGGAGAACCGCGGGTACTTCACGGAGGCCGGCGGCGAGACCTATCACTACATCCCGGCACTGAACGCCCGGGACGATCATCTCGATGCCCTGGCCCGTCTGATTCATCGGCACACACAGGGATGGGTCGAGCACAGCGGCTTCGACGCCCTAGCCGACCAGCACGAACGGGGGATCAGCCAGGCGCGCGCACTCAAGCTCGGCGCAGCACAATGA
- a CDS encoding competence/damage-inducible protein A codes for MTTVASASGDVTIGVLIIGDEILSGRRSDQHLPAVIARLAPLGRLPGWVQMIGDDAPRIEAVLRASREADEIVFCFGGIGATPDDLTRACAAAAFDRPLVTHPEALRLIEAEFGERAYPHRVRMAELPADADLIPNPVNRVAGFSLAGHFFMPGFPNMAHPMLDWVLAGPLAHLERRDYLEQSLWAVDVAESALIEVMDELCQNYPGLKLFSLPGRVDGRLLIELGLKGAATPVVQAMSQLRRRLDALGVRYQETRPIAGS; via the coding sequence ATGACCACTGTTGCCTCGGCCAGCGGGGACGTCACCATCGGCGTGCTGATCATCGGGGATGAAATCCTGTCGGGGCGACGCAGCGATCAGCATCTGCCTGCGGTGATTGCTCGCCTTGCGCCGCTGGGGAGATTGCCCGGCTGGGTGCAGATGATCGGCGACGATGCCCCGCGCATCGAGGCCGTGCTGCGCGCAAGTCGCGAGGCCGACGAGATCGTATTCTGCTTTGGCGGTATCGGAGCGACGCCGGACGATCTGACCCGCGCGTGCGCGGCGGCAGCCTTCGACCGTCCTCTGGTGACACATCCGGAGGCGCTGCGGCTCATCGAGGCAGAGTTTGGCGAACGCGCCTATCCGCATCGTGTGCGGATGGCGGAGTTGCCGGCCGATGCCGATCTGATCCCCAATCCGGTCAATCGCGTGGCGGGATTCTCGCTGGCGGGGCATTTCTTCATGCCCGGATTTCCGAACATGGCGCACCCGATGCTCGATTGGGTGCTGGCCGGTCCGTTGGCGCACCTGGAGCGTCGGGACTATCTCGAGCAGTCGCTTTGGGCAGTGGATGTCGCTGAAAGCGCATTGATCGAGGTGATGGACGAACTGTGCCAGAATTATCCCGGGCTCAAGCTGTTCAGTCTGCCCGGCCGCGTCGACGGACGACTTCTGATCGAATTGGGGCTCAAGGGTGCCGCCACGCCGGTCGTTCAGGCCATGAGTCAGTTGCGGCGTCGTCTGGATGCGCTCGGCGTTCGTTACCAGGAGACGCGTCCGATAGCCGGTTCTTAG
- a CDS encoding TIGR01458 family HAD-type hydrolase: protein MSDQAILFDIGGVLMDGDRPLPGALETLARLHEVGVPFLLLTNTTRRSHAALWQDLAHAGIHVPATHLLTPASLASAWLRDHARHPYFLIHQGLRADFMDTPPAEADQQPDVVVIGDAGDDFSYRHLNMAFRAVMAGAPLISLSDSRYFKEHDGLSLDAGPFVQLLTFAAGIQAISLGKPGAEFFREALARLGMPAERVTMIGDDVVSDIQGAVAQGIQGILVETGKYRAGDTARLPPGARQAQDVRAAVDMLLSA from the coding sequence ATGTCCGATCAGGCCATTCTCTTCGACATCGGCGGCGTCCTGATGGATGGCGATCGTCCGCTGCCCGGCGCGCTGGAAACGCTCGCCCGCCTGCACGAAGTTGGCGTGCCGTTCCTGCTGTTGACCAATACGACCCGCCGCAGTCATGCGGCGTTGTGGCAAGATCTCGCCCATGCCGGTATCCATGTGCCGGCTACCCACCTGCTGACCCCGGCTTCACTGGCCAGTGCCTGGTTGCGCGATCATGCGCGCCATCCCTATTTCCTCATTCATCAGGGGTTGCGGGCAGATTTCATGGACACACCGCCTGCCGAGGCGGATCAGCAGCCGGACGTGGTCGTCATCGGCGATGCCGGCGACGACTTCAGTTATCGCCATCTCAATATGGCGTTTCGCGCGGTGATGGCCGGCGCACCGCTCATCTCCCTTTCCGACAGCCGATATTTCAAGGAGCATGACGGTCTCTCCCTTGATGCCGGACCTTTCGTACAGCTGCTGACATTTGCCGCAGGCATTCAGGCCATCTCTCTGGGCAAGCCGGGCGCCGAATTTTTCCGGGAAGCCCTGGCGCGGCTCGGGATGCCGGCGGAGCGTGTCACGATGATCGGGGATGATGTGGTCAGCGACATTCAGGGCGCGGTGGCACAAGGGATACAGGGCATTCTTGTCGAGACGGGGAAATATCGTGCCGGAGATACGGCCCGCCTGCCGCCGGGAGCGCGGCAGGCACAGGATGTCCGTGCCGCGGTCGATATGCTGTTGTCCGCCTGA